Proteins found in one Hoplias malabaricus isolate fHopMal1 chromosome 17, fHopMal1.hap1, whole genome shotgun sequence genomic segment:
- the ltc4s gene encoding leukotriene C4 synthase, producing MLDQVVCVAAVTVLGVLEQAYFSLQVIYARRKYSVPPPSTTGPPEFERIFRAQANCSEYFPLFIITLWVAGLFFSQAVAAFLGLLYLYGRYQYFYGYAKSAQGRLAPLYFSAKVQWVLIAVGGCGVLCCMSRLYIGFDPFGFLCLTLGLNQLE from the exons ATGCTTGATCAGGTGGTGTGTGTAGCTGCAGTCACAGTGCTTGGGGTGCTGGAGCAAG CGTACTTCTCCCTACAGGTGATCTATGCTCGGCGAAAGTATTCTGTTCCTCCTCCATCTACAACAGGACCCCCTGAGTTCGAGAGGATCTTCAGAGCCCA AGCAAACTGTTCTGAGTACTTTCCATTGTTTATCATTACACTTTGGGTGGCAGGACTTTTCTTCAGTCAAG CTGTAGCTGCCTTCCTGGGGCTCCTATATCTTTATGGACGTTATCAGTATTTCTATGGATACGCCAAGTCTGCACAGGGAAG gttggcTCCTCTGTATTTCAGTGCTAAGGTGCAATGGGTGTTGATAGCAGTTGGAGGATGTGGAGTGTTATGTTGTATGAGTCGACTGTATATAGGGTTTGATCCCTTTGGTTTTTTGTGTCTTACTCTGGGTCTCAATCAACTCGAGTGA